In one window of Oryzias melastigma strain HK-1 linkage group LG5, ASM292280v2, whole genome shotgun sequence DNA:
- the LOC112145664 gene encoding uncharacterized protein LOC112145664 isoform X1, whose amino-acid sequence MVVVMCFSSTQMTSKQEKSLTSRKRKPNWTDEESLLLAQLIQKKQNIVRGKPSTGVYFQDKRLAWKEIVQAINEAFPHVQRTVHDCNKKWENLLAKARVEIKRQSNKEEEMLFEKLSAVTQIVISVLNLPEKKVQKTKKIYHKVIYDSTNKRSALAPVGVILSGTLVSFILKGLHKNFCQNDDGKSTAEDITSKQALIEVELSDPELDPDPSITPEHETASTNAPNSPARQPGSPDAEVLSDSDVQSPCSSSSSPPRRPAAQQEKFDLEMSVLRRQDKILRLQEEYYTLKIKLLKSKIKELS is encoded by the exons ATGGTTGTtgttatgtgtttttcttcaacacAAATGACTTCAAAGCAGGAGAAGAGCTTGACCAGCAGGAAGAGAAAACCCAACTGGACCGACGAGGAGAGCCTTCTTCTGGCTCAGCTGATTCAGAAAAAGCAGAACATAGTCAGAGGGAAGCCAAGCACCGGAGTGTATTTTCAAGACAAGAGGCTTGCCTGGAAGGAGATAGTCCAAGCCATTAATGAGGCTTTTCCACATGTTCAGCGCACAGTTCACgactgcaacaaaaaatgggaaaacctTCTTGCAAAGGCAAGGGTGGAAATTAAGCGACAGTCTAATAAAG aagAAGAGATGTTATTTGAGAAGCTCAGTGCCGTAACACAGATAGTTATTTCTGTGCTGAACCTCCCAGAGAAGAAAGTGCAGAAAACCAAGAAGATTTACCACAAAGTGATATATGACAGCACAAATAAGAG GAGTGCATTAGCTCCAGTGGGGGTGATCCTGTCCGGCACattggtgtcttttattttgaaaggacttcataaaaacttctgtcaaaa TGATGATGGTAAGTCCACAGCTGAGGATATCACAAGCAAGCAGGCACTGATAGAGGTCGAACTGTCAGATCCGgagctggatccagatccaagCATCACTCCGGAACACGAAACGGCCTCGACAAACGCTCCCAACTCCCCAGCAAGGCAGCCGGGTAGTCCTGATGCTGAAGTCCTCAGCGATTCGGATGTCCAAAGCCcctgttcctcctcttcctcaccacCGCGCAGACCTGCTGCTCAGCAGGAGAAATTTGATCTGGAAATGTCTGTACTGAGAAGACAAGACAAAATTCTCAGGCTGCAGGAGGAGTATTACACACTTAAAATAAAGCTGCTGAAGAGTAAAATCAAAGAACTCTCTTAA
- the LOC112145664 gene encoding myb/SANT-like DNA-binding domain-containing protein 4 isoform X2 — protein sequence MVVVMCFSSTQMTSKQEKSLTSRKRKPNWTDEESLLLAQLIQKKQNIVRGKPSTGVYFQDKRLAWKEIVQAINEAFPHVQRTVHDCNKKWENLLAKARVEIKRQSNKEEEMLFEKLSAVTQIVISVLNLPEKKVQKTKKIYHKVIYDSTNKSDDGKSTAEDITSKQALIEVELSDPELDPDPSITPEHETASTNAPNSPARQPGSPDAEVLSDSDVQSPCSSSSSPPRRPAAQQEKFDLEMSVLRRQDKILRLQEEYYTLKIKLLKSKIKELS from the exons ATGGTTGTtgttatgtgtttttcttcaacacAAATGACTTCAAAGCAGGAGAAGAGCTTGACCAGCAGGAAGAGAAAACCCAACTGGACCGACGAGGAGAGCCTTCTTCTGGCTCAGCTGATTCAGAAAAAGCAGAACATAGTCAGAGGGAAGCCAAGCACCGGAGTGTATTTTCAAGACAAGAGGCTTGCCTGGAAGGAGATAGTCCAAGCCATTAATGAGGCTTTTCCACATGTTCAGCGCACAGTTCACgactgcaacaaaaaatgggaaaacctTCTTGCAAAGGCAAGGGTGGAAATTAAGCGACAGTCTAATAAAG aagAAGAGATGTTATTTGAGAAGCTCAGTGCCGTAACACAGATAGTTATTTCTGTGCTGAACCTCCCAGAGAAGAAAGTGCAGAAAACCAAGAAGATTTACCACAAAGTGATATATGACAGCACAAATAAGAG TGATGATGGTAAGTCCACAGCTGAGGATATCACAAGCAAGCAGGCACTGATAGAGGTCGAACTGTCAGATCCGgagctggatccagatccaagCATCACTCCGGAACACGAAACGGCCTCGACAAACGCTCCCAACTCCCCAGCAAGGCAGCCGGGTAGTCCTGATGCTGAAGTCCTCAGCGATTCGGATGTCCAAAGCCcctgttcctcctcttcctcaccacCGCGCAGACCTGCTGCTCAGCAGGAGAAATTTGATCTGGAAATGTCTGTACTGAGAAGACAAGACAAAATTCTCAGGCTGCAGGAGGAGTATTACACACTTAAAATAAAGCTGCTGAAGAGTAAAATCAAAGAACTCTCTTAA